In Drosophila yakuba strain Tai18E2 chromosome X, Prin_Dyak_Tai18E2_2.1, whole genome shotgun sequence, a single genomic region encodes these proteins:
- the LOC6524638 gene encoding DNA ligase 4 isoform X2, whose translation MYRDYGDVVYSVLKPRCFNPPSDLRLNHIHEMLDTIANEDTEVKQQQLIRFTEQASPEEQKWLIRLLLKSLGLGIGEQKIFGVLHPKAQDIYQRCSDLGHVCNLLADRTTDLDASTSKDSKAAVKFVNLNSVIRPFHQIRPMLCERFPGDIQELMQSDVLYLETKMDGERFQLHIDRGRFMYISRNGVDYTKNFGHSYDHGTLTPKLRGLLPLGLESIILDGEMMVWDTNQLRFREKGENTDVKSLKPEGSWQPCFVVYDLLYFNGQSLLDHTYIQRAYKLQKLIVEQSGVLQLMRARKIGSVKEFNELFQQALDSHAEGIVLKKQASRYQPGVRLGGGWYKDKADYIKGLITEFDVLIIGAFYNRKRTFVDSFLLGVLQPAPPGSSNRPEVFSIGVVANNTKQRAVLNHTLKPHWHDVVNEPPPLWYHYKPKDRSGCPDLWIEPHNSVILQVKAADLAPNGAFFTRKSLHFPRTEMKRDDKPWNECMTLKEFNNLCDGSLAIKKLNKRQLRLEDVTTKRKQMRMTPSERSRLALAVYEKRYVANPSTSSSKLFDGLSFCILSGSAGRHSKHQLQELAVKNGGCIVENPLPNDPKCFCIAGDETFLVRRLILQKPRTCDIVRMEWLLRVCQKQELELRPRDIIAATEPLQQDLAECFDRHGDSYSKDIANVQELQDLLQDIHLTAENVVGISASKVNALEDRLLDGKKNLNMFRHLNAYFYSPQGDELARLLFMQNGGRIVDDSDPQLNLGFICMSSDIDNDHFEHWLRNHSKLSADKVVNSAWIHQSHREGLLLPMQCFV comes from the exons ttaagcagcagcagctcatccGGTTTACGGAGCAAGCCTCGCCCGAGGAGCAAAAGTGGCTAATCCGGTTGCTGCTAAAGAGCCTCGGTCTGGGAATCGGGGAGCAGAAGATCTTTGGTGTGTTGCATCCCAAGGCGCAGGACATCTACCAGCGCTGCTCCGATCTGGGACATGTGTGCAATCTGCTGGCAGACCGGACCACCGACCTAGACGCCAGCACCAGCAAGGATAGCAAAGCGGCGGTCAAGTTTGTAAACCTGAATTCCGTCATCCGGCCATTCCACCAGATACGACCCATGCTGTGCGAACGCTTCCCGGGGGACATCCAGGAGCTAATGCAGTCGGATGTGCTCTATCTGGAGACCAAAATGGATGGCGAACGCTTTCAGCTGCACATCGATCGAGGTCGTTTCATGTACATTTCCCGCAATGGAGTGGATTACACCAAGAACTTTGGTCACAGCTACGATCACGGCACCTTGACGCCAAAACTGAGGGGTCTTTTGCCTCTCGGCCTAGAGTCCATCATCCTCGACGGCGAGATGATGGTGTGGGACACCAATCAGCTGCGTTTTCGGGAAAAGGGCGAGAACACGGACGTGAAGAGCCTGAAGCCGGAGGGCAGCTGGCAGCCCTGTTTCGTGGTCTACGATCTGCTGTATTTCAATGGCCAGAGTCTGCTGGACCATACCTACATTCAGCGGGCGTACAAGTTGCAGAAACTCATTGTTGAACAGTCAGGTGTGCTGCAGTTAATGCGTGCCCGCAAAATCGGTTCCGTCAAAGAGTTCAATGAGCTGTTTCAGCAGGCACTCGACTCTCACGCCGAGGGCATTGTGCTGAAGAAGCAGGCATCCAGATATCAGCCTGGCGTAAGACTGGGCGGCGGCTGGTACAAGGACAAGGCTGAT TACATCAAGGGTCTGATCACCGAGTTCGATGTGCTGATCATCGGCGCATTCTACAACCGCAAGCGCACTTTTGTGGACTCATTTTTGCTTGGAGTTCTTCAGCCAGCGCCGCCTGGCAGCTCCAATCGTCCCGAAGTCTTCAGTATTGGTGTGGTTGCCAACAATACGAAACAGCGCGCAGTGCTAAATCACACTCTGAAACCGCATTGGCATGATGTAGTCAATGAGCCACCGCCACTGTGGTATCACTACAAGCCCAAAGATCGGTCCGGATGCCCCGATCTGTGGATCGAACCGCACAACTCGGTCATTCTGCAGGTTAAGGCTGCCGACCTGGCGCCAAATGGAGCTTTTTTCACCCGAAAATCGTTGCACTTTCCGCGCACTGAGATGAAACGAGATGATAAGCCCTGGAACGAGTGTATGACACTTAAAGAGTTTAACAATCTATGCGACGGTTCCTTGGCCATCAAGAAGTTAAACAAGCGGCAGCTGCGACTGGAGGATGTGACGACCAAGCGGAAGCAGATGCGGATGACGCCCTCCGAACGAAGCCGACTGGCATTGGCCGTCTATGAGAAGCGCTATGTCGCGAACCCCTCCACTAGCAGTTCCAAACTCTTCGACGGTCTGAGCTTTTGCATTCTGAGCGGATCTGCCGGACGACACAGCAAGCATCAGCTGCAGGAGCTGGCCGTCAAAAACGGTGGCTGCATCGTGGAGAATCCCCTGCCCAATGATCCGAAGTGCTTTTGCATCGCAGGCGATGAGACGTTTTTAGTTAGGCGGCTCATCCTTCAAAAGCCACGCACCTGTGACATTGTGCGCATGGAGTGGCTACTGAGGGTCTGCCAGAAGCAGGAGCTTGAGCTGCGGCCTAGGGATATTATAGCGGCCACTGAGCCACTGCAGCAGGATCTGGCTGAGTGTTTTGACCGGCACGGTGATAGCTACAGTAAAGACATCGCCAACGTGCAGGAGCTGCAGGACCTGCTGCAAGACATTCATTTGACAGCTGAGAACGTGGTTGGCATAAGCGCATCTAAAGTAAATGCACTTGAGGATCGGCTTCTGGATGGAAAAAAGAACCTCAACATGTTCCGGCATCTTAATGCGTATTTCTACAGTCCACAAGGCGATGAATTAGCCAGgcttttgtttatgcaaaacGGCGGCCGAATAGTCGACGATTCCGATCCGCAACTAAATCTTGGTTTCATCTGTATGTCTTCCGACATAGATAACGACCACTTTGAGCACTGGCTTCGCAATCATTCAAAGTTGAGCGCTGACAAAGTCGTAAACTCGGCATGGATCCATCAGTCGCATCGTGAAGGCCTCCTACTTCCCATGCAGTGTTTCGTCTAA